The Anopheles gambiae chromosome 2, idAnoGambNW_F1_1, whole genome shotgun sequence genomic sequence TGTTGGCGACGTACTCCGCCATCGTCAGGAAACCGTACGTCGTCTCGCTGAGAAGCTCAGCCATCTGCGACTCGGGCACATCGTACCCATAGTTACCACCAGCGCCGGTCTCAAGCGTAAACACCAGATCGGGCTGAACCGTGCCCGCCACAAAGTCAATGCTACTGCCCGAGGCAGGCGTCTGCAGCAGTCCCGCACCACCGCTAGTGAACACACGTCCATTCTGTCGCATCAGCGTCAGCGCAACGCTGTTGGCAAGATTGCGCAGCTCCGCCACGTTGGCCGGATTGGTGGTGGCACTGTGAGAGAATGGGTACAGCACCATCTGGTCGGCTGACTGGATGCTCAGATACAGAGCCAGGTTGGCGCTGTTCGCTTGGATTAGATTGCGCAGGGCAGCAGTTTCGGGCGCAGAGAAGGCTGCCGTACCGACGAAGCTATCCGAGCAGGGCTGGAAGAACAGGATGAGCTTGGGTTtagtacacatacacaggaAAATCTAGCTCACACCACACGACTTACATCATTGCTTCCACCGACGGTGTTCCACAGGTGGCCAAAGTTGCGGTTCAGATCCACACCGAAGCATCCATTGCCGTTGACGCTGCGTGACTTCAGCCACAGCCGGTTGGTGGTGCGCGAGAACTCATACCCGTCCGGGTTGACCAGCGGCACGACCAGGAAGTTAACGTTGTCCAGGATATGCTCGAACTCGTAGTAATGCTCAACGATCTCGTGCAGAATGTAGTTAGCAGACATCGGGGAGATCCATTCACGGGCACGCAGACCAGCCTCCACAATCACGAGCGGCCGGTTGGCGACGTTGTTCTTGCTGACACGCACCGCCCGAATCGGGCGTCCCTCAGTGCTGGTGCCAACGTTCACAGCGGTGGCGATAGTTGGGAAGTCTCTCACCAGCTCATCAATGTACTCGTTCATCTAGCATCAACCGGATTGATAGATAAATGGTTAGAAAGGAATGGTTAAGGACGTACAAGGCAAGCTTACCTCCTGAGCAGTCCAGTAGTGCTCAAAGTCAAGCGTGGCTCCAGCCACCAGGGCCACGAGCAACGGTAGTACGAGAAGGCTACGCATCTTGGAGTGAACTGTGCCGATCGGAAGCCGCAAACTGTATTGATGACCAAAAGCTGACCTTCACCCGTTTATATACCGTTGTCCGCGATTGGCTCCCAAAAAGTCCCAAGATAGCAACAGTGCAGCGATACGTCGAACGTCCGTGCACGATCAGTAGTAATAATTCAGCAGCAATATCCACATCTGCATTCCGTGAACAGCGTTCTATCAGCCGGTAACAATCAGCAAATatcaggcaggcaggcagttGTAAGCATTGCCCTAATTGCCGCGCATTTGTACGCGTGTGATTGTTTGAAATCAACGGTCTCGGCATACCCGTTATCATAGCCGTTAGGGTGTCGCCTGTACAACATTGTACGACACTGTGCGATATCGGCAACGGATTACGGTCGGCCGTTATGATTGCCACTGCCGTTTAGTGCGGCGGTTTGCTACGTAAGCGATTAACGGGAAAAAGATAAtcggtgcaataaaacaaaccattcgTCGTTTGCGTAAGATTTTAAGTCGTTAAGCGTGATTATATCTTATCGCAAAGCGATGGGTATTGGACTGTGGAGATGTTATGCAGCGGAAACCATGTGGTTTTTTAGGTATCGTGGTAAAATTCTGGATGGTTCTTTGCGAAATCTATGCATGCGTTTcatcagttttgttttatttattgtggCTTACATTAAGTTACAACGTCCTTTccatatttgtttatttttttaattatctttGTCCTGTACTTCGTTAGTCTTCGATCAAGGAGATCATTTCTTATTTGGATCATTTTCAGAATCAACGAGgggtaagaagaaaaaggcaaGATGAAAAAATCCAAGTTACACACAAATTTCATTTCTGTTATTCAAAACCCAAAATCTTCAACACAAATCCAAGCAAAGCTTGAGCACAATCAGCCAATAATTTCAATCATTGTGCTAAATAAGGCACATTGTACtaaacgcctgaaagtatgcaatgtatATGCTTCGTTTCTGAAAGCTTCCTACAACCCTATCGTGgattagtttcgaagctggtTTTTTATTCAGAGAGAACGACTTTGGCCGTATTGTTAGTTATAAAAGATTAAGAAATTGTAATAAAGTAGATAAATATTAGAAAATAAAGCTAAAATTCGATTTTCACGACCCTTgaaattaaaaaggaaatgatAATTTATTCACAAATACAATTCAACTCATCCCTTCACGGTGTCCAATAAATCTCGGCATGGAAACAATTGTATCCGCTTTGTTACGCAATCACACACAATACGTGCCCATTTACAGCCCATCGCCAAGCGTTCAGCATCTTAAGAAGCCCATCGCCCATGTGTGGTCTGATTGAGCCATTTTCAGCTGCTGTGTGCCTTCTACACAAAAGCAACATGCAGCGAACGTTTGACCGTCATCCGTCGGGCCCCATGAACGAGCCCGCTGCGTTGACATTGGAATGCTAAGCTACCGACTGCGCCCGTGTGCGTCCGAGCAACCCTCAGCAACCGACTGACCGGGCATAACTCATCGACACATTGTTCGGTAATTATTCGTTATTGTTAGCCATGATTTATGGGCGCAATTAATTAGAACTTTCCATTTCACTGTCCTtccaacggtggtggtggtggtaatggCATTTGTTTCGGATGCGTAATGCGTGACTGGGTGCTGTTGCACACGAAGTGCAAGTCAGTGCTAAACCGCAGGCTAATAGATTTCAGCAGGCATCTGCTGAATCAGCGTTTACACATCGGGAAATGCACATAATGCTTCGGGTAACTTGGTTTAAAGTGGGACGATTGGTCAAGTGTGctaattttataatttcaaaaaggttttaaaattataaacttTAAGTAATGCCTAAATCTCTTAAGCTAGTTTCAAATCGGCAACATTCTCAAAGTCCATCTTTCTTCATCCCGTCCTAAGTCCATATATGCTACGGTGGATTTTCAGTCAACCATCGCACAAACAACCTGCAAACCCGAGTCAGAAAATCGCCTCTCCCGTGACCATGGAGTGCAAGATAAAATTTAATCCTTTATAAATCTTTTCACCGGAGTGCCGTGTCTTACATACTTGCCCCGTACATGATACGTTCGTTCGGTGTGGGCAggggattttgtttgtttggttacGGTTCCCAGACGATGCATAACTTATGCATTCCGTGTTCTCACGGGAGCCGGTTGAAGGGGAAGCTTTAATCTGGCTAACCTTTTACGAAGTGTTGGAGCGTTGGTGTTTGGGGTAGAGCTGTTCGGAGCGAATATTTATACACTTAGCAGCTCACGAACAGTAAAGTAAATTGTGCACCGATGCTTAATCTTTAATCACAGTTCTATTGCTTTAGGTAGtctttttttcaaatgttaGAAATCATGGCAGCAGAAACAATGCAAATAATTCcttattgcatacatttaggcgcttcgGATTAATTGTAGAGGAAGTAAGGAATAatgatttatgttttaaattttcaaagaaaaaatgatcaataagataacaaaaaaaggattctcCAATCGGTAAAACATAGCGTATGCCTTAATACTGTCCTTACCTTGAATAAACTGGTATTATCTTTGTTAAATGTAACGTTATGGCACAACGTTATGCTCCACAATCTGCATCCCCATTGGCATGTGTGATAATTCGATTGGATAAGAAAATGAAGTTTACCTCAATTTTTACGAGTCTCCCGCCCATACGATAAGCCCACAGCAAATGGTTCCCACTTGTCCTGAGCAACCTCGCCAGTGTACTAGCACAAATCCACACCAGCATCCACAGTAGAGAAGGtcgaacaaacaagaaaaggaCACTTGGTTCACGCGCCAAACGATATGCATAACGAACGGTACTTTGTTTCAATATTCATGCAATACGAGAGTGGCAGTTATGCTGATTTCGACGCCCTTTCTCGTTGCCACCATTAtgcgatctctctctctagggGGTGCTTTCTTGAGGGAACTCAGCCTCAGCCAACCCTGTAACACAATACGTATTGTTGCCATTTTGCCCGTGTACCCGTATGGAAAGATAACGTGTTTTTTGTgcacttttttctctcttctctttaaATAGTCACGTTTTAGGGGTCAATTTTCCGCTTTTGATTTCCTTCACtggcacacatacagacagtTTGCGACGCAAGGACTGGTGTGAAAATGATAGTAAATCAACCAATAAGCGAAGCGAAAGCATGCTCCACGATGGAACGCATTTTGTGTTGCCTGTGTATCTGCTGTAAAGTGGGAGACATTTTTTTATCAGTGAAATCGATACAAACGACCAACGCTGGTGAGCATCTGGAGGCTTGGGTACTAGAAACTAGGGGATAGTGGAAGGGTGGGTGGAAATGTAAATGAATATTTGTAAATGATTTACGCAGTTTGCAACACGAGCCTCATTAGTTTTGACCTTGATGATGGAGTCACATTTGTGTATCTCATTCGATCTATGTACGTCTCTAAAGGGGGGGTCTCGCTAGTGAGCGAGATGCGTCGGAAGAGTGAAATGAAATCTGCAGTTATTGTCGTTTTCTGGCTgtataaatattatatttaacTTGTTTTATGAAGTGTTTCTATCTTTTCGATATAATTTTACTGTAAGTTGGTAGcactttcgtttttttttataaaggttcaaataatttttcccatctaatacaaacaaataagaTAATCGTAATATATGATAagttataaaataataaacttttgATATAACAttgtaaaaacaaacagaaatgaaacaaagctacaaaagaaatattaatgaagaaaatgggaaaaaacaAAGCTTACATAGtgtatacatttaggcgctacAATCATGCTTGGAGTcgagatagcaacaaaatggattgtgttttcattaaaagttTAAAGATTTGCCAATTTTAAGTTTCTGCCAATCAAACTACACATACCTATTTGTGCTTTAAAGCTTCTGCTAAAtgcaaatcaaataaaatcactTTAAACATTCTGTACATTCTTCAACGCCACTATATTCCATTACCACTTTCTTTCCTTTGCTCGCAGCGTGCACCAGAAAACAAATCGATTGCAAATAAATCTACTGTTAAGTGTAAATTATTACCCTCATTTCCCTTTCCCAACTCAGACGCAGCAGATCGAAAGGTGGGCATCGACCCACCTCCCATTCGGACGATCGATCGTGTTGCGCCCGTGCtcggatggtttgtttttctttgtcgGCTTTGTGCGTCACTGATGAGAATGCTCAGTTTTAGTGAAACACTGAAAAGT encodes the following:
- the LOC5667131 gene encoding carboxypeptidase B, whose product is MRSLLVLPLLVALVAGATLDFEHYWTAQEMNEYIDELVRDFPTIATAVNVGTSTEGRPIRAVRVSKNNVANRPLVIVEAGLRAREWISPMSANYILHEIVEHYYEFEHILDNVNFLVVPLVNPDGYEFSRTTNRLWLKSRSVNGNGCFGVDLNRNFGHLWNTVGGSNDPCSDSFVGTAAFSAPETAALRNLIQANSANLALYLSIQSADQMVLYPFSHSATTNPANVAELRNLANSVALTLMRQNGRVFTSGGAGLLQTPASGSSIDFVAGTVQPDLVFTLETGAGGNYGYDVPESQMAELLSETTYGFLTMAEYVANNK